In one Polaribacter sp. ALD11 genomic region, the following are encoded:
- a CDS encoding lmo0937 family membrane protein, with product MRSILWLVAVVCIIIWALGMLGVVPGMATNNLVHTLLVIAIIVILYNIISGRKPL from the coding sequence ATGAGAAGTATTTTGTGGCTTGTAGCCGTAGTTTGTATTATTATTTGGGCTTTAGGAATGTTAGGAGTTGTACCCGGAATGGCAACTAACAACCTAGTTCACACCTTATTAGTTATTGCAATAATTGTAATTCTTTACAATATTATTTCTGGTAGAAAACCTTTGTAA
- the kdsB gene encoding 3-deoxy-manno-octulosonate cytidylyltransferase → MKIIAMIPARYSASRFPGKLMKDLGGKTVIQRTYEAALNTNLFAEVYVVTDSEIIRENISNVGGNVIMSIKEHECGSDRIAEAVAFIDADIVINVQGDEPFIDEVSLSKLVAVFKEDTKKEIDLASLKVQITNKEDIENPNNVKVITDVNNLAIYFSRSVIPFHRDKDIDVKYYKHKGVYAFRKQALLDFYNTPMTPLEASEKIEAIRYQEIGKKIKMVETTVEAVGIDTPEDLEKAKKYLNL, encoded by the coding sequence ATGAAAATTATTGCAATGATTCCTGCACGCTACAGTGCATCTCGTTTTCCTGGTAAATTAATGAAAGACTTAGGAGGTAAAACGGTTATACAAAGAACTTACGAAGCTGCCTTAAATACTAATCTGTTTGCAGAGGTATATGTAGTTACAGATTCAGAAATTATTAGAGAAAATATTTCGAATGTTGGCGGAAACGTAATAATGAGTATAAAGGAGCATGAATGTGGTTCTGATAGAATTGCAGAAGCAGTAGCGTTTATAGATGCAGATATTGTTATTAATGTACAAGGAGATGAGCCTTTTATAGACGAAGTGTCTTTGTCTAAATTAGTTGCCGTTTTTAAAGAAGACACAAAGAAAGAAATTGATTTAGCTTCTTTAAAAGTTCAAATAACAAATAAAGAAGATATAGAAAATCCGAATAATGTAAAAGTTATTACAGATGTAAATAATTTAGCTATTTACTTTTCTCGAAGTGTAATTCCGTTTCATAGAGACAAAGACATCGATGTAAAGTATTACAAGCACAAAGGTGTATATGCGTTTAGAAAGCAAGCATTGTTAGACTTTTACAATACACCAATGACGCCTTTAGAAGCTTCAGAAAAAATTGAAGCAATTAGATACCAAGAAATAGGTAAAAAAATTAAAATGGTAGAAACTACAGTAGAAGCTGTTGGTATAGATACGCCAGAAGATTTAGAAAAAGCAAAAAAATATTTAAACCTTTAA
- a CDS encoding HAD family hydrolase — protein MLKDIKVIAFDADDTLWVNETYFREAEEVFAELLSKYETKNKIDQELFKTEIKNLAIYGYGVKGFVLSMIESALELSNYKLPQETIEKILNIGKEMLEQPIELLSGVEEVLQSLQGKFKLIVATKGDLLDQERKLEKSNLLHYFHHVEVMSDKKDKDYLKLVKHLDIEPSQLLMIGNSLKSDVLPLLRIGAAAVHVPFHTTWLHEEVSLEAQQKIDYRTFRNIKELITLF, from the coding sequence ATGCTTAAAGATATAAAAGTAATCGCTTTTGATGCAGATGATACTTTGTGGGTAAATGAGACTTATTTTAGGGAAGCTGAAGAAGTTTTTGCAGAATTACTTTCTAAATATGAAACTAAAAATAAGATAGATCAAGAATTATTTAAAACTGAAATCAAAAATTTAGCTATTTACGGTTATGGAGTTAAAGGCTTTGTACTCTCTATGATAGAGAGTGCTTTAGAACTTTCTAATTATAAATTACCGCAAGAAACCATAGAGAAAATACTAAATATTGGTAAAGAAATGCTAGAGCAACCAATAGAGTTATTAAGTGGGGTAGAAGAGGTGTTACAAAGTTTACAAGGCAAGTTTAAGCTAATTGTTGCTACGAAAGGAGATTTATTAGATCAAGAAAGAAAACTCGAAAAATCTAATTTATTGCATTATTTTCATCACGTAGAAGTAATGAGTGATAAGAAAGATAAGGACTATTTAAAATTAGTAAAACATTTAGATATCGAACCATCGCAATTATTAATGATTGGTAATTCTTTAAAATCGGATGTATTACCGTTGTTAAGAATTGGAGCAGCTGCAGTTCACGTACCATTTCATACAACTTGGCTTCATGAAGAAGTGTCTTTAGAAGCCCAGCAAAAAATAGATTATAGAACGTTTAGAAATATCAAAGAACTTATAACGCTCTTTTAA
- a CDS encoding sensor of ECF-type sigma factor, translated as MKKHIIILTLFLTALHAFGQHSKESRAKIKALKVAFLTQELQFSSVEAEKFWPIYNKHEEEIDFLRNKGRLEYKKKIKEVGDLNNLEEAEAKKFVLLRLDLEKKMVAAKEDFLSKVSVFLPYKKIIKLHISEREFTRQLMRKYGKGRKSKE; from the coding sequence ATGAAAAAACACATCATAATCTTAACGCTATTTCTTACAGCTCTCCATGCTTTCGGACAACACAGCAAAGAAAGTAGAGCTAAAATAAAAGCATTAAAAGTAGCTTTTCTTACCCAAGAGTTGCAATTTTCTTCTGTTGAAGCAGAAAAATTTTGGCCTATTTACAACAAACACGAAGAAGAAATTGATTTTCTAAGAAACAAAGGCCGTCTAGAATATAAAAAGAAAATTAAAGAAGTTGGTGACCTAAATAACTTAGAAGAAGCTGAAGCAAAGAAATTTGTACTATTAAGATTAGACTTAGAAAAAAAGATGGTTGCTGCTAAAGAAGATTTTCTTTCTAAAGTTTCTGTGTTTTTACCTTATAAGAAAATAATAAAACTTCATATTTCAGAAAGAGAGTTTACCAGACAGCTAATGCGAAAATATGGCAAAGGAAGAAAGAGTAAAGAATAA
- a CDS encoding RNA polymerase sigma factor → MTDEIVLIEQLKNVHTREKAFRELISLYKERLYWHIRKIVISHDDADDVLQNTFIKIYRNVGKFNQESKLFSWMYRIATNESITFINKRAKEKNVAISEIHEQLASSLESDVYFSGDEIQEILQKAIATLPQKQQLVFNMKYFNEMKYNEMSEILETSVGALKASYFHAVKKIESYIKNKTD, encoded by the coding sequence TTGACAGACGAAATTGTTTTAATAGAACAACTAAAAAATGTTCATACTAGAGAAAAGGCGTTCAGAGAATTAATTTCTCTATACAAAGAACGCTTGTATTGGCATATACGTAAGATTGTAATTTCCCATGATGATGCTGATGATGTTTTACAAAATACATTCATAAAAATTTACAGAAATGTAGGCAAGTTTAACCAAGAAAGTAAACTGTTTTCGTGGATGTATAGAATTGCTACCAATGAATCTATCACCTTCATAAACAAACGTGCAAAAGAAAAAAATGTAGCTATTTCTGAAATACATGAACAACTGGCCTCTAGTTTAGAAAGTGATGTTTATTTTTCTGGTGATGAAATTCAGGAAATTTTACAAAAAGCAATTGCTACTTTACCACAAAAACAACAATTGGTTTTTAATATGAAATATTTTAATGAAATGAAATATAACGAAATGTCGGAGATCTTAGAAACCTCTGTTGGCGCCTTGAAAGCCTCTTATTTTCATGCTGTTAAGAAAATAGAAAGTTATATAAAAAACAAAACAGATTAA
- a CDS encoding nicotinate-nucleotide adenylyltransferase: MAISLKGDQEISSVPTTKSKALRINLNSDIYGTFAEIGAGQETARNFFRSGAASGTIAKAMSAYDKDFSDAIYGIEHDKRYVTQPRLKKMLRHEIDLMEDRLSRSKHPDKLFFSYANTVTTIDFAKKFKGHGWIGIRFQLDPLEEYNEIILHLRFKESDARLQQETLGILGVNLIYGAFYLNDNPKELVKSFYDNLSNDQLEVDMINFSGPRFMYVDNRLMSLQLLKNGMTNAVMFGPDGNNLLPAQVLYKKNILALRGSFRPVTKVNMDMYEKSKRLFLEENKVKEENTQVIFEITLSNLTSEGKINERDFLDRAELLCSLGQNVMITSFQQYFKLVEYFSEFTKERMGLAMGVYNLIQIFDEKYYRNLSGGILEAFGKLFYRDLKVYMYPYHDQASGDYINSENLKVHPRMKELYKFFKNNGRLINIDDFDPEILDIFSRTVLKMIRDGEEGWEVMLPEGIPEIIKQKRLFGYSRSRISK, from the coding sequence ATGGCCATTTCTTTAAAAGGAGATCAAGAAATAAGTAGTGTACCAACTACTAAAAGCAAAGCACTTAGAATTAACTTAAACTCAGATATTTACGGAACTTTTGCCGAAATTGGCGCAGGACAAGAAACTGCTCGTAATTTTTTTAGATCTGGTGCTGCTTCTGGTACAATTGCAAAAGCAATGAGTGCTTATGATAAAGATTTTTCTGATGCTATTTATGGTATTGAACACGATAAACGTTACGTTACACAGCCACGTCTTAAAAAAATGTTGCGTCACGAAATCGATTTAATGGAAGATCGCCTAAGTAGATCTAAACACCCAGATAAATTGTTTTTTAGTTATGCTAACACAGTAACAACTATAGATTTTGCTAAAAAATTTAAAGGACATGGTTGGATTGGTATTCGCTTTCAATTAGATCCTTTAGAAGAATATAATGAAATTATTTTACATCTTCGCTTCAAAGAATCAGATGCTCGTTTACAACAAGAAACTTTAGGTATTTTAGGGGTTAACTTAATTTATGGTGCGTTCTATTTAAATGACAACCCGAAAGAATTGGTAAAATCTTTTTACGATAATTTAAGTAACGACCAGTTAGAAGTTGACATGATTAATTTCTCTGGCCCACGTTTTATGTACGTAGATAACCGTTTAATGAGTTTACAACTGCTTAAAAACGGAATGACTAATGCAGTAATGTTTGGCCCTGATGGAAACAACTTATTACCTGCACAAGTTTTATATAAGAAGAATATTTTAGCGTTACGTGGTAGTTTTAGACCTGTTACAAAAGTTAATATGGATATGTATGAGAAGTCTAAAAGGCTTTTCTTAGAAGAAAACAAGGTAAAGGAAGAAAACACTCAAGTTATTTTCGAAATCACCTTAAGTAACCTTACTTCCGAAGGAAAAATTAACGAAAGAGATTTCTTAGATAGAGCAGAATTACTGTGTTCTTTAGGACAAAATGTAATGATTACCAGCTTTCAACAATACTTTAAATTAGTAGAGTATTTTAGCGAATTCACAAAAGAAAGAATGGGACTTGCAATGGGGGTTTACAACCTTATTCAAATTTTTGATGAAAAATACTATCGTAATTTAAGTGGTGGAATTCTAGAAGCATTTGGTAAACTTTTCTATAGAGATTTAAAAGTCTACATGTATCCTTACCACGATCAAGCTTCGGGAGATTATATAAATAGTGAAAACTTAAAAGTGCACCCAAGAATGAAAGAATTGTACAAATTCTTTAAAAACAATGGGAGACTTATAAATATTGATGATTTTGATCCTGAAATTCTTGATATTTTCTCTAGAACAGTCTTAAAAATGATTAGAGATGGAGAAGAAGGTTGGGAAGTAATGTTACCAGAAGGTATACCTGAAATTATTAAACAAAAACGTTTATTTGGCTACTCTAGATCTAGAATAAGTAAATAA
- a CDS encoding MBL fold metallo-hydrolase, with amino-acid sequence MKIDKKLLKITFLGTGTSQGIPMIASNDPVCLSKEVKDKRLRSSVLISWDNKAYVIDCGPDFRQQMLREEVPLINGVLFTHEHADHTAGLDDLRPFCYIIGEMPIYLDQKTLDSLEQRFQYIFSKENRYPGAPSVQANVVGNAPFFIDDLEVIPINVMHGKLPVLGYRIQNIAYLTDVKTITAEEKDKLKSLDILIVNALRIEEHPTHFNLQEALEFVEEIQPKKTYFTHISHKLGFHNEISKKLPKNVFLAFDGLKIES; translated from the coding sequence ATGAAAATAGATAAAAAACTTTTAAAGATTACCTTTTTAGGAACGGGAACATCACAAGGCATACCAATGATTGCGAGTAATGATCCTGTTTGTTTATCTAAAGAAGTTAAAGACAAACGTCTGCGTTCTTCTGTTTTAATTTCTTGGGATAATAAAGCATATGTAATAGATTGTGGACCAGATTTTAGACAGCAAATGCTAAGAGAAGAGGTGCCGTTAATTAACGGTGTTTTATTTACACATGAACATGCAGATCATACAGCGGGTTTAGATGATTTACGTCCGTTTTGTTATATAATAGGAGAGATGCCTATCTATTTAGATCAGAAAACATTAGATAGTTTAGAACAACGTTTTCAGTATATTTTTTCCAAAGAAAATAGATATCCTGGAGCACCAAGTGTACAGGCAAACGTTGTAGGAAATGCACCTTTTTTTATTGATGATTTAGAAGTAATTCCGATTAATGTGATGCATGGTAAATTACCAGTTTTAGGATATAGAATTCAAAATATTGCTTATTTAACAGACGTAAAAACAATCACTGCTGAAGAAAAGGATAAACTTAAAAGTTTAGATATTTTAATTGTAAATGCATTAAGGATAGAAGAGCATCCTACACATTTTAACTTACAAGAAGCATTAGAGTTTGTGGAAGAAATTCAACCTAAAAAAACATATTTCACACACATAAGTCACAAGTTAGGGTTTCACAACGAAATCTCTAAAAAATTACCTAAAAATGTGTTTTTAGCGTTTGATGGTTTAAAAATTGAGTCTTAG
- a CDS encoding cell envelope biogenesis protein OmpA produces MRKQTVDNKKDNRFELLRELLLEEDRDKFTALSEEIILKEKLSKRVVPLVDEKIEDLRKNFPEYFGDTITQTIKIQIRDSQDEVVEALYPIMGKLIKKAIFSEITKLSDSVNKTIKEKFSLKEIFTRFLKGKKNDADVVLQEVFEPIIEEIFVIEKDSGLLSGSYTRGSIADKDMVSGMLTAIKSFAEEAFSKENQNLEDIKFDNFQLTIKNYKSIYIAIATSGVLNGEFKEAIADNVSNLAEIILRDRTYLADEVKLNTLIEKHLIESS; encoded by the coding sequence ATGAGAAAGCAAACTGTAGATAACAAAAAAGACAATCGTTTTGAGTTGCTCAGAGAACTTTTATTAGAAGAGGATAGAGATAAATTTACAGCTCTAAGTGAAGAAATTATTCTAAAAGAAAAATTATCAAAAAGAGTTGTGCCTCTTGTAGATGAAAAAATTGAAGACCTTCGCAAGAATTTTCCTGAATATTTTGGAGATACAATTACTCAAACAATAAAAATTCAAATTAGAGATTCTCAGGATGAAGTAGTGGAAGCTTTGTATCCAATTATGGGTAAATTGATAAAAAAAGCTATTTTTAGTGAAATTACTAAATTATCTGACAGTGTAAATAAAACAATCAAAGAGAAATTTTCTTTAAAAGAAATATTCACACGATTCCTTAAGGGTAAAAAGAATGATGCAGATGTTGTTTTGCAAGAAGTTTTTGAACCAATTATAGAAGAGATTTTTGTTATTGAGAAAGATTCTGGTTTACTGTCTGGAAGTTATACAAGAGGTAGTATAGCAGACAAAGATATGGTTTCTGGTATGTTAACAGCTATTAAGTCTTTTGCTGAAGAGGCTTTTTCTAAAGAGAATCAGAATTTAGAAGATATTAAGTTCGATAACTTTCAACTGACTATTAAAAACTACAAATCTATTTATATTGCCATTGCTACTTCAGGGGTTTTAAACGGAGAATTTAAAGAGGCCATTGCTGATAATGTAAGTAATTTAGCAGAAATTATTTTAAGAGACCGTACTTATTTAGCTGATGAAGTAAAACTTAATACTCTAATTGAAAAACATTTAATAGAATCAAGTTAA
- a CDS encoding Rab family GTPase, producing the protein MIAKKVLLVGNFGVGKTSLIRRFVLNQFSEDYISTIGVRVSSKIVQFEKQEIKLLIWDVAGTSGDEKIPKAYFLGASAAMFVFDLSREETYLSIENHLESIRNLSSLKEVTIVGNKKDLLTKEELDAVIKTVSVKIDLITSAKEDDNVESAFLQLASQAIK; encoded by the coding sequence ATGATAGCTAAGAAAGTTTTATTGGTTGGTAATTTTGGCGTTGGAAAAACTTCGTTAATAAGAAGGTTTGTGCTCAATCAATTTTCTGAAGATTATATAAGTACCATTGGTGTTAGGGTAAGTTCTAAAATAGTACAATTTGAAAAGCAAGAAATTAAATTACTAATTTGGGACGTTGCGGGTACAAGTGGAGATGAAAAAATACCAAAAGCTTATTTTTTAGGCGCAAGTGCAGCCATGTTTGTCTTCGATTTAAGTAGAGAAGAAACATATCTAAGCATAGAAAATCATTTAGAAAGTATTAGAAATCTTTCTAGTTTAAAGGAGGTTACCATTGTTGGTAATAAAAAAGATTTACTAACCAAAGAAGAATTAGATGCTGTTATAAAAACAGTTTCTGTAAAAATTGACTTAATTACAAGCGCTAAGGAAGATGATAATGTAGAAAGTGCATTTTTACAATTAGCGTCTCAAGCAATAAAATAA
- a CDS encoding ATP-binding protein has product MIPAKIEDVFIQITTSLSGVIINIVAGKFAKNEFTLQESIYKTCPFLEGTLEALEVSDPFLLEGMIILSSSIEYNVDLELFKSEENVTVLIHNRTKIYKYVDQLNQNRNDIFFVKRELAEKNLELDRLRKIADKANEEKSRFLAMMSHEVRNPLNVILGYAEMISEEQINENVKEYSKLLSLSGKNLKVIVNDVLDLSRIEAGKLELINSPINIREIAENSIKNFRYQNKNTQVKLVIEIAENVPSLVLGDDVRINQILSNLLSNALKFTESGIVSLKINLISEERNSTKITFSISDSGRGMTNEQASKIFNEYQQNKKSDNRVFGGAGLGLSIVKRLLKAMNGFILVESELNKGTTFKVEIPFLKVNSSNIVSVEKVEVLTSKSLRGKRILVADDDALNQTIVAHILKKENSILTQVKDGLEALNVLKTAIFDIVLLDIHMPNITGEQLVQQKNDFKKENRALPFLALTANTTPEDLKRYKSIGFNDVIGKPYTAVEFVKRIGLVL; this is encoded by the coding sequence TTGATACCTGCAAAAATAGAAGATGTTTTTATACAAATTACAACCAGTCTTTCTGGAGTAATTATAAACATTGTTGCAGGGAAATTTGCTAAGAATGAATTTACTCTCCAAGAATCTATTTATAAAACCTGCCCTTTTTTAGAAGGTACTTTAGAAGCTTTAGAAGTTTCGGATCCTTTTTTATTGGAAGGAATGATTATTCTTTCTAGCTCGATAGAGTATAATGTAGATTTAGAATTGTTTAAAAGTGAAGAAAATGTAACCGTTTTAATTCATAATAGAACAAAAATTTATAAATATGTAGATCAGCTAAACCAAAATAGAAACGATATTTTCTTTGTTAAAAGAGAACTTGCAGAAAAAAATTTAGAACTAGATAGGTTGCGTAAAATTGCCGATAAAGCGAATGAAGAAAAATCACGTTTTTTAGCAATGATGAGTCATGAAGTAAGAAACCCATTAAATGTTATTTTGGGATACGCTGAAATGATTTCTGAAGAACAGATTAATGAGAATGTAAAAGAGTACTCAAAATTATTATCGCTTTCTGGCAAGAATCTAAAAGTAATTGTAAATGATGTTTTAGATTTGTCTAGAATTGAAGCAGGTAAATTAGAGTTGATAAACTCACCAATAAATATTAGAGAAATTGCTGAAAATTCTATTAAAAATTTTAGATATCAGAATAAAAACACTCAAGTAAAATTAGTTATTGAAATTGCAGAAAATGTACCTAGTTTAGTTTTAGGAGATGATGTAAGAATCAATCAAATACTATCTAATTTATTATCGAATGCTTTAAAGTTTACAGAAAGTGGTATTGTTTCATTGAAGATTAATTTGATTTCTGAAGAAAGAAATTCTACGAAGATTACTTTCTCTATTTCAGATTCTGGAAGAGGAATGACTAATGAACAAGCTTCTAAAATATTTAACGAGTACCAGCAAAATAAAAAAAGTGACAATCGTGTTTTTGGTGGTGCAGGATTGGGCTTGTCTATAGTAAAAAGACTCTTAAAAGCAATGAATGGTTTTATTTTGGTTGAAAGTGAATTAAATAAAGGAACCACTTTTAAGGTAGAAATTCCGTTTTTAAAAGTAAATTCTTCAAATATTGTATCTGTTGAAAAAGTAGAAGTTTTAACTTCAAAAAGTTTACGAGGTAAAAGAATTTTAGTTGCAGATGATGATGCTTTAAATCAAACAATTGTTGCGCATATTCTTAAAAAGGAAAATTCAATTTTAACACAAGTAAAAGATGGATTAGAAGCATTAAATGTGCTTAAAACTGCAATTTTTGATATTGTTTTATTGGATATTCACATGCCAAATATTACTGGCGAACAGTTAGTGCAACAAAAAAATGATTTTAAAAAAGAAAACAGAGCGCTTCCTTTTTTAGCATTAACAGCAAACACAACACCAGAAGATTTAAAACGATATAAAAGTATCGGTTTTAATGATGTAATAGGAAAACCTTATACAGCTGTTGAATTTGTTAAGCGAATCGGTTTAGTTCTTTAG
- a CDS encoding YoaK family protein, which translates to MFRHQGKSRTLKHNLRIATVLSFVAGIVNVTGFLSFKQLTTNVTGHFALFISDVANFEFWKGTVYFLYIFSFLFGSFLSSFLIEAFREKKKLNLFVLPTIIESLILIAIALISNVTKIKYPDLIVCLLLFAMGLQNSYVTKISNTIVRTTHLTGLFTDLGIELSQLFFPKSYPKRDQIKATIKLRIYIICFFFLGGITGGYLYSSIGLELNTLLLGAIILLISLFYDDLRYRLIKTNRKYKQRKTQHINTY; encoded by the coding sequence ATGTTTAGACATCAAGGCAAAAGCAGAACTTTAAAACACAACCTTAGAATTGCGACTGTTTTATCTTTTGTTGCTGGCATTGTTAATGTTACAGGGTTTTTATCTTTTAAACAATTAACAACAAATGTAACTGGTCATTTTGCTTTATTTATTAGTGACGTAGCCAATTTCGAGTTTTGGAAAGGCACTGTGTATTTCCTTTATATCTTTTCTTTTCTATTTGGTTCTTTTCTTTCAAGTTTCCTTATTGAGGCGTTTAGAGAGAAAAAGAAATTGAATCTTTTTGTCTTACCAACAATTATTGAATCTTTAATCTTAATAGCAATTGCTCTAATAAGCAATGTTACTAAAATAAAATATCCTGACTTAATTGTTTGTTTACTACTTTTTGCAATGGGTCTTCAGAATTCTTATGTCACGAAGATTTCGAATACCATTGTTAGAACCACACACCTAACAGGGCTATTTACAGATTTAGGAATTGAACTTTCTCAATTATTTTTTCCTAAATCTTATCCAAAAAGAGATCAAATTAAAGCGACTATAAAACTACGAATTTATATAATTTGCTTCTTCTTTCTCGGAGGAATAACTGGAGGATATCTTTATTCTAGTATTGGTTTAGAATTAAATACACTTCTTTTAGGAGCAATCATTTTATTAATAAGTCTGTTTTATGACGACTTGAGGTATCGTTTAATTAAAACGAATAGAAAGTATAAACAAAGAAAAACACAACATATTAATACTTATTAA
- a CDS encoding DEAD/DEAH box helicase codes for MQFSDFPFNKSILKAVAEERFQTPTLVQQKAIPLVLDKKNVIVSAQTGTGKTAAFALPIIQLLFKEQDAEKGDKKIKSLIVTPTRELAIQILENFKSFSKYSNLRATAVFGGVSLEPQKEILAKGVDILVATPGRLIDLQMQGNIDLSAVEIFVLDEADLMLDMGFIADIKKIEALCPKKKQTLLFSATMPEKIVDLAKKVIKSPVVVEINPEETTAKNIGQLLYYLPKKNKTDLCLHLLRNTINGKIIIFRRTKFGVDKLEESLTKNGYKVASIHGDKTQGVRNKAIEDFKEKKAHILIATDVASRGIDITNVDAIINFDIPNVAETYIHRIGRTGRAGKSGIAFSFCSPDENAYIKLIEVLIERPIKVITEHPYVINKPKNKKSQPNTVSKNKKGRKSEASKKKKKRWY; via the coding sequence ATGCAGTTTTCTGATTTTCCTTTCAATAAATCTATCTTAAAAGCAGTTGCTGAAGAGAGATTTCAAACACCAACTTTAGTACAACAAAAAGCGATTCCTTTAGTTTTAGATAAAAAGAACGTTATTGTTTCTGCACAAACTGGTACAGGAAAAACGGCTGCTTTTGCATTGCCAATTATACAGTTATTATTTAAAGAACAAGATGCAGAAAAAGGCGATAAAAAGATAAAGTCTTTAATTGTAACTCCTACGCGTGAATTAGCTATTCAGATTTTAGAAAACTTTAAAAGTTTTAGTAAATATTCTAATCTAAGAGCTACAGCTGTTTTTGGAGGCGTTTCTTTAGAGCCTCAAAAAGAAATTTTAGCAAAAGGGGTTGATATTTTAGTTGCAACTCCTGGTAGATTGATTGACTTACAAATGCAAGGAAATATCGACTTAAGCGCAGTAGAAATATTTGTTTTAGATGAAGCAGATTTAATGCTAGACATGGGCTTTATAGCTGACATTAAGAAAATAGAAGCTTTATGTCCTAAGAAAAAACAAACCTTACTTTTTTCTGCTACAATGCCAGAAAAAATCGTTGATTTAGCAAAAAAAGTAATAAAAAGTCCGGTTGTTGTTGAAATAAACCCTGAAGAAACTACGGCTAAGAATATTGGTCAGTTATTATATTATCTTCCAAAAAAGAACAAGACAGATTTATGTTTGCATTTGTTGAGAAATACCATAAATGGAAAAATCATCATTTTTAGACGTACAAAATTTGGTGTTGATAAGTTAGAGGAATCTTTAACTAAAAACGGATATAAAGTAGCTAGTATTCATGGTGATAAAACACAAGGTGTTAGAAATAAAGCTATTGAAGATTTTAAAGAAAAAAAAGCACATATTTTAATAGCTACAGATGTTGCGTCTCGTGGAATTGACATTACAAATGTAGATGCGATTATCAACTTTGATATTCCTAATGTTGCGGAAACTTATATTCATAGAATTGGTAGAACTGGTAGAGCTGGTAAATCTGGAATCGCATTTTCTTTCTGTTCTCCTGATGAGAATGCGTATATTAAATTGATTGAAGTTTTAATTGAAAGACCAATTAAGGTTATTACAGAACATCCTTATGTTATAAATAAACCAAAAAACAAAAAATCACAACCAAATACAGTTAGTAAAAATAAAAAAGGAAGAAAATCTGAAGCTTCTAAAAAGAAGAAAAAACGCTGGTATTAA